In Portunus trituberculatus isolate SZX2019 chromosome 44, ASM1759143v1, whole genome shotgun sequence, a single window of DNA contains:
- the LOC123518752 gene encoding uncharacterized protein LOC123518752, translated as MVRSYKRKTERASIPADVILGAAKRVKCEHKPIRGVAKDFAIPFRTLARYCKKITHEQLKGEDKATLRVGYAAHRKVLSDDQEKELSTYLKQAADIYYGLSVKEVRKLAYQFAEGANKTFPPSWKENKMAGSDWFSGFLKRNKDLSIRSPEATSLSRATSFNKTNVALFFDNLQSVLNRHNLGPSDIWNMDETGVTTVQKPNKVVARKGFKQVGKMTSGERGTLVTIAVAVSATGNVVPPFFIFPRVHFRDHFINSAPPGSSGAANPSGWMKESHFLEFLQHFVKHTKCSKEKPVLLLLDNHGSHLSIQGLDFVRSMASLSFHFHHTAHTGCSHLMLVSMDL; from the coding sequence ATGGTTCGAAGCTACAAACGGAAAACTGAGAGGGCCTCTATCCCTGCCGACGTTATATTGGGGGCTGCTAAACGTGTTAAGTGTGAACACAAGCCAATCAGAGGAGTTGCAAAGGATTTCGCCATACCATTTCGAACACTAGCACGTTATTGCAAGAAGATAACTCATGAGCAACTGAAGGGTGAAGATAAAGCAACGCTTAGAGTAGGCTATGCTGCACACAGGAAAGTCCTCTCAGATGATCAAGAAAAGGAACTTTCTACATATCTTAAACAAGCAGCAGATATTTATTACGGATTATCTGTGAAAGAGGTAAGAAAGTTAGCCTACCAGTTTGCTGAAGGTGCAAATAAAACTTTTCCTCCAtcatggaaagaaaacaagatggcTGGTTCTGACTGGTTTTCTGGATTCTTAAAAAGGAACAAGGACCTTTCCATAAGGTCTCCAGAGGCCACTAGCCTCTCAAGAGCAACAAGTTTTAACAAAACAAATGTTGCATTATTTTTTGATAACCTGCAGTCTGTCCTTAATCGGCATAATTTAGGTCCTAGTGACATTTGGAACATGGATGAGACAGGGGTAACAACAGTACAGAAACCCAATAAAGTTGTAGCACGCAAAGGCTTCAAACAAGTAGGTAAAATGACTTCAGGTGAAAGAGGAACTCTTGTAACAATTGCTGTTGCAGTCTCAGCAACTGGCAATGTAGTTccgcctttttttatcttccctagAGTGCATTTCCGTGACCATTTCATTAACAGTGCTCCTCCTGGTAGTTCAGGAGCTGCCAATCCATCAGGATGGATGAAGGAGTCACATTTTTTGGAGTTTTTACAACATTTTGTAAAGCACACTAAATGTTCTAAGGAAAAGCCAGTTCTTTTGTTATTAGACAATCACGGCTCGCATTTGTCCATACAGGGCCTTGATTTTGTAAGGTCAATGGCATCACTGTCCTTTCATTTCCACCACACTGCTCACACAGGCTGCAGCCACTTGATGTTAGTGTCTATGGACCTCTGA